The segment CCTCTCCCCTCCGTCCATGACCGGCGGGACCGCGTCGGCGGAGAAGCCGACGGCTCGGCCGATGCGGCGGAGGAGTTCGAGATCGCCGGCCCGGCCCCGCCCGAACCTGAAGTCGGGCCCGATGTAGAGTTCACGGACACCGAGCCGGCCGCCGAGGAGGTCGCGGGCGAACACTTCGGCGGGCATCGTGGCGAGGTCGCGGTCGAAGGGCAGAATGACCACCGCCTCGATCCCGGCGGCTTCGAGGGCGGCCAGCTTCTGTTCGCGCGTCATGAGCAGCCGCGGGGCGCGGTCCGGCGCCAGGATCCGCAGGGGATGGGGCTCGAAGGTCACCACCAGCGGCAGCCCGCCGAGCGCGCCGGCGCGCTCGGCGACCCGCGCCATGATCCGCTGGTGCCCGCGGTGCACGCCGTCGAAGTTGCCGATCGTGGCGACGACCGCCCGGCCGGCGGGAGGGCGAAACTCGTCGATCCCGCGCGCCAGCCTCATCCCAGATGCGTCCAGGCGAGCAGGCCCGCTCGGAGGAGAAGGTTGGCGTACAGGCCGGCGGCCAGATCGTCGGCGACGATGCCGAGGCCGCCCGGCAGGCGCTCGAGGCTTCGTGCCGGCCAGGGCTTGATCACGTCGAGCGCTCGGAAGAGGAAGAAG is part of the Acidobacteriota bacterium genome and harbors:
- the ribF gene encoding riboflavin biosynthesis protein RibF: MRLARGIDEFRPPAGRAVVATIGNFDGVHRGHQRIMARVAERAGALGGLPLVVTFEPHPLRILAPDRAPRLLMTREQKLAALEAAGIEAVVILPFDRDLATMPAEVFARDLLGGRLGVRELYIGPDFRFGRGRAGDLELLRRIGRAVGFSADAVPPVMDGGERISASRIRRLLSEGRASEAARLLGRPFALVGTVVHGEGRGRPLLVPTANLAPENEFLPARGVYVTQAAWAGREAFGLTNVGTRPTFGDRRLVVETFLPGLDEDLYGRRLELRFLDRLRDERRFDTAADLRRQIESDLESFEAWRRGRG